From Streptomyces sp. SCSIO 75703:
GGCGACGGGGCCGTCACGGCGACCAGCACGCCGAGCGCGAGCGCCGCGACGGCGACGACCGCGACGCCGGGGCCCGAACGCGTCTGCGACAGCAGCAGCATGGCGAAGGTCGAGAAGACCACCGTGCACGAACCGTAGACGAACTGTGCGGGAGTCGGACGGGGCATGGCCATCGTGTCCTCGGAAGGCGATCTGGGGGTCGGGACCGGCTGTCGGCCCGGCGCCGCGCCGGTTCGGGGCGCCGTGCCGGGCGACTCTCACGGGCTGTGTGCCCGAGTGCCTCTCACAGTAAGCGCGGCCCGCGGGGCGGGGCAGATGCACGGGGGGCGCACGGAGTCATGGCGTTCGGCAACCGGACGGTATCGCGCGCCCGCCAGGGGTGACCAGGTGTCCGCTGAGCGAACACCCGCTCACATAATGCAGTTGATATGCCCAAGTCAAGATCTGTCTTTTCCTCCGAACCTCTAGTCAAATAACGGCACTTGACTACACGCGTTGATCACGGGTGCGCGGACCTGCCATGTCCTTGTCCTTTTTCTTCCGCGCGCGTGGACGCGGGGGAGGAAATCAAGTGACCAGTAGACCCTGGACGTTCAGGACGGCGGCCACCGTCGTCGCACTGGCCGCCGCCGCGGCCACCATGTCCGCGGCGACCGCGGCCCAGGCGGACGCACCGGTCCGCCCGGCGGCCTCGGAGGGCAACGACCCGCACCCGGCCGAGGGCATGGACGAGCACAACCTCGACGGCCCGCTCAGCCGCACCCAGGAGGCCCAGCGCCAGGAGGCCCTGGACCAGGTCCTGTCCGGCCGCGCCTCGGTCAAGGACCGCGACGGCTCGAAGGTCGTCCAGCTCAAGGGCAACGGCAAGGGCAAGGGCAAGAAGGGCGACACCAAGTACGTCGAGCTGGGCCGGGAGAAGACCGACAAGATCTTCACCATCCTGGTCGAGTTCGGCGACCAGGTGGACAGCCGCTACGGCGGCACGCCCGGCCCGCTGCACAACGAGATCGCCGAGCCCGACCGCCGCAAGGACAACTCCACGGCCTGGCAGGCGGACTACAACCGCGAGCACTTCGAGGACCTGTACTTCGGCACCGGCAAGAACACCGAGTCGGTCAAGAAGTACTACGAGAAGCAGTCCTCCGGCCGCTACTCCGTCGACGGCGTGGTCTCCGACTGGGTCAAGGTGCCCTACAACGAGGCCCGGTACGGCAACAACGCCTGCGGCGCCTCCACCTGCTCCAGCGTGTGGAACATCGTCAGCGACGGCCTCGACGCCTGGGTCGCCGACCAGAAGGCCAAGGGCCGCACCGACGCCCAGATCAAGGCCGACGTCGCCCAGTACGACCAGTGGGACCGCTACGACCACGACGGCGACGGCGACTTCAACGAGCCCGACGGCTACATCGACCACTTCCAGATCGTGCACGCGGGCGAGGACGAGTCCGCCGGCGGCGGCGCCCAGGGCACCGACGCGATCTGGGCCCACCGCTGGTACGCCTTCGGCACCGACGCCGGCGCCACCGGCCCCGAGGGCAACAAGCTCGGCGGCGCGCAGATCGGCTCCACCGGCATCTGGGTCGGCGACTACACCATCCAGCCGGAGAACGGCGGACTGGGCGTCTTCGCCCACGAGTACGGCCACGACCTCGGTCTGCCCGACCTCTACGACACCGCCGGCGGCGACAACTCCACCGGCTTCTGGACCCTGATGTCCTCCGGCTCCTGGCTCGGCACCGGCCGCAAGGAGATCGGCGACCTGCCCGGCGACATGACCGCCTGGGACAAGCTCCAGCTCGGCTGGCTGAACTACGACACGGCCAAGGCCGGGATCAACTCCTGGCACAAGCTGGGCCTGGCGGAGTACAACACCAAGCACAAGCAGGGCCTGGTGGTCCAGCTCCCGAAGAAGGCCGTCACCACCGAGATCGTGCCGCCCGCGCAGGGCGAGACGCAGTGGTGGAGCGGCAGCGCCGACAACCTCAAGAACACCCTGACCCGCACGGTCGACCTCACCGGGAAGCGGAGTGCCTCGCTCACCCTGGACGCCTGGTACGACATCGAGGCCGAGTACGACTTCCTCTACACCGAGGTCTCGACCGACGGCGGCGCCAACTGGACCGCCCTGGACGGCACCTTCGACGGCAGCCCGCTGCCGCGTGACGGCAGTGACAAGCCCGGCCTGACCGGCACCGCCGACGCCTACGGCACCCTGGTCTACCCGCTGGACGCCTACGCCGGCCGCACCGTCGACCTGCGCTTCCGCTACCAGACCGACGGCGGCGTGGCCCAGAAGGGCTTCACCGCCGACCGGATCACCGTCACCGCCGACGGGGCCGTCCTCTTCTCCGACGACGCCGAGACCGCGGACGCCGCCTGGACCGCCAACGGCTTCACCCGAGTCGGCGCCTCCTTCACCAAGGACTACGCGCAGTACTACGTCGCCGAGAACCGGCAGTACGTGTCGTACGACAAGACCCTGAAGGTCGGCCCGTACAACTTCGGCTTCGCCTCGCGGCCGGACTGGGTGGAGCACTACCCGTACCAGAACGGCCTGTTGATCTGGAAGTGGGACACCTCCCAGAAGGACAACAACACCAGCGTCCACCCGGGCACCGGCCTGATCCTGCCGGTCGACTCGCACCCGCAGGCCCTGCGCTGGTCCGACGGCACGCTGATGCGCAACCGCATGCAGTCCTACGACTCGCCGTTCAGCACCTTCCGGACGGACGCGATCACGCTGCACAAGGCGGACGTCAAGACCCGCGTGCCGGGCAAGCCGGGCGTGCCGGTCTTCAACGACCACACGAACGACTACTACGACCCGGCCAACCCGACCGGCGGTGTCAAGATCACTGACACCAACACCAAGATCAAGATCACCAAGGAGGCCGGCAACGGCTCCACGATCGAGCTGGAAGTCGGTCCGGCGGTGAAGTAGCTCACGTCCTCCCAGGTCAGAGCATGATCGGCGGCGGTCCCCTGGCGGGC
This genomic window contains:
- a CDS encoding immune inhibitor A domain-containing protein; amino-acid sequence: MTSRPWTFRTAATVVALAAAAATMSAATAAQADAPVRPAASEGNDPHPAEGMDEHNLDGPLSRTQEAQRQEALDQVLSGRASVKDRDGSKVVQLKGNGKGKGKKGDTKYVELGREKTDKIFTILVEFGDQVDSRYGGTPGPLHNEIAEPDRRKDNSTAWQADYNREHFEDLYFGTGKNTESVKKYYEKQSSGRYSVDGVVSDWVKVPYNEARYGNNACGASTCSSVWNIVSDGLDAWVADQKAKGRTDAQIKADVAQYDQWDRYDHDGDGDFNEPDGYIDHFQIVHAGEDESAGGGAQGTDAIWAHRWYAFGTDAGATGPEGNKLGGAQIGSTGIWVGDYTIQPENGGLGVFAHEYGHDLGLPDLYDTAGGDNSTGFWTLMSSGSWLGTGRKEIGDLPGDMTAWDKLQLGWLNYDTAKAGINSWHKLGLAEYNTKHKQGLVVQLPKKAVTTEIVPPAQGETQWWSGSADNLKNTLTRTVDLTGKRSASLTLDAWYDIEAEYDFLYTEVSTDGGANWTALDGTFDGSPLPRDGSDKPGLTGTADAYGTLVYPLDAYAGRTVDLRFRYQTDGGVAQKGFTADRITVTADGAVLFSDDAETADAAWTANGFTRVGASFTKDYAQYYVAENRQYVSYDKTLKVGPYNFGFASRPDWVEHYPYQNGLLIWKWDTSQKDNNTSVHPGTGLILPVDSHPQALRWSDGTLMRNRMQSYDSPFSTFRTDAITLHKADVKTRVPGKPGVPVFNDHTNDYYDPANPTGGVKITDTNTKIKITKEAGNGSTIELEVGPAVK